The Flavobacterium sp. HJ-32-4 genome contains a region encoding:
- a CDS encoding nuclear transport factor 2 family protein, with product MDIEKFVAGWLAAGNRFDKNQYLTYYTDEAKLEDISLGTKFVGHEGIGAYFTEYFIGYETQTRLLKLNIGTNTAKLEVEFTGSFPERQIGGKFELRFRDGKIDRATADLM from the coding sequence ATGGACATTGAAAAATTCGTTGCGGGTTGGCTCGCAGCCGGAAATCGCTTTGACAAAAACCAATACTTGACATATTACACCGACGAGGCCAAATTGGAAGATATCTCCTTGGGAACCAAGTTCGTGGGACATGAGGGGATCGGAGCCTATTTCACCGAGTATTTCATCGGTTATGAAACCCAAACACGACTGTTGAAACTCAATATAGGAACTAATACGGCGAAGCTCGAAGTAGAGTTTACGGGCAGTTTCCCCGAAAGGCAAATTGGAGGCAAGTTTGAGCTTCGGTTCCGAGACGGAAAAATCGATAGGGCTACTGCCGATTTGATGTAA
- a CDS encoding nucleoside triphosphate pyrophosphohydrolase family protein, with translation MKKQIDCVKEFHTAFRLGYAEQPTADLGESKTMLRYNLMKEENEEYLEAALNGDLTEVADALGDMMYILCGTIIEHGLQHLIEDVFDEIQRSNMSKLGEDGQPIYREDGKVMKGPNYFKPDFSRFFDR, from the coding sequence ATGAAAAAACAGATCGACTGCGTAAAAGAGTTCCACACGGCGTTTCGTCTTGGCTATGCCGAGCAACCGACGGCCGACCTTGGCGAAAGCAAAACGATGCTTCGCTATAACCTGATGAAGGAAGAGAATGAGGAGTATCTGGAAGCGGCCCTCAACGGTGACCTGACGGAAGTGGCGGATGCGTTGGGCGACATGATGTATATTCTGTGCGGCACCATCATCGAACACGGGTTACAGCACCTCATTGAAGACGTCTTTGACGAAATACAGCGCAGTAATATGAGTAAACTGGGCGAAGACGGGCAACCGATCTATCGGGAAGACGGCAAGGTGATGAAAGGGCCGAATTATTTTAAGCCGGATTTTTCGAGGTTTTTTGATCGATAA
- a CDS encoding SRPBCC family protein, protein MRILKYVFLLMLLGLVALTVYVATQKGEFTVTRSVVIDLPRKTVARYVNDYGNWAAWSAWKQDAPDAVFRHSDIAAGVGAWVQWEGAGGGKLTTLTSSADSVSQKARFYDEAGQSSLRFSDTLGKTKVTWKIKGHVDFMTKINATFGGGVNGLMSDLVERSLESLRKTLTYEIKTYSIRVSGNARKTGGFYLKQTFTCNENDADVRIANALAKIEKLLRKQRTAMAGAPFVLHEAFDYPTKRVTLSVCAPLREEIFVSSGSDISVGFLDPFYAVKATLTGDYSHRKAALKKATDWMQEKGIAEATNLKRVDVYVKYAPGTRRPSQWVTDYLIPTGQAVIANDTDTDAPTDIEATTGSTAPTPTSPVKPATAAPRMPAARPQGTATPAPQNATPAHAPPTSAAPAGDHTRP, encoded by the coding sequence ATGCGCATACTGAAATATGTCTTCCTGCTGATGCTCCTGGGGCTTGTGGCCCTTACGGTTTACGTCGCCACGCAAAAGGGCGAGTTCACGGTAACCCGTTCCGTTGTCATCGACTTACCCCGCAAAACCGTCGCACGTTATGTGAACGACTACGGCAACTGGGCTGCCTGGTCGGCCTGGAAGCAGGATGCACCCGACGCGGTCTTCCGCCACTCGGATATTGCGGCGGGTGTGGGGGCCTGGGTGCAATGGGAAGGCGCGGGCGGTGGAAAGCTGACGACCCTTACGTCGTCGGCGGACAGTGTGTCGCAGAAAGCGCGCTTTTATGACGAAGCCGGACAATCAAGCCTGCGGTTCTCGGATACGTTGGGAAAGACCAAAGTCACCTGGAAGATCAAAGGTCACGTCGATTTCATGACGAAGATCAATGCGACGTTTGGCGGTGGCGTGAACGGACTCATGAGCGACCTGGTTGAGCGCAGCCTCGAGAGCCTTCGTAAAACGCTTACCTACGAAATAAAGACCTATTCCATCCGCGTGTCGGGCAATGCCCGGAAGACCGGTGGTTTTTACCTTAAACAGACCTTTACCTGTAACGAAAACGATGCGGATGTCCGTATTGCCAATGCCCTCGCTAAGATCGAGAAACTGCTGCGCAAGCAGCGCACGGCTATGGCAGGCGCGCCTTTCGTGCTACACGAAGCCTTCGATTATCCGACCAAACGGGTGACGCTTTCGGTATGTGCGCCGTTGCGGGAAGAGATTTTCGTGTCGTCGGGCAGCGATATTTCCGTAGGCTTCCTCGATCCGTTCTATGCGGTCAAGGCGACGTTGACGGGTGACTATTCGCACCGGAAGGCCGCCCTGAAGAAAGCGACCGACTGGATGCAGGAAAAAGGCATCGCGGAAGCGACGAACCTGAAGCGGGTGGATGTGTATGTAAAGTATGCGCCCGGCACCCGACGTCCGTCACAATGGGTCACCGATTACCTGATTCCGACCGGACAGGCCGTGATAGCCAACGATACCGACACGGATGCGCCTACTGATATAGAGGCGACGACGGGAAGCACCGCTCCGACTCCGACATCCCCCGTAAAACCTGCTACGGCTGCGCCCCGCATGCCGGCAGCCCGTCCGCAGGGAACGGCTACCCCTGCACCGCAAAATGCGACGCCCGCCCATGCGCCTCCGACATCAGCTGCACCCGCGGGTGACCATACGCGACCGTAG
- a CDS encoding SDR family oxidoreductase, whose protein sequence is MKRTVFITGTSSGLGKATARLFQSEGWHVVAAMRHPAAEKELGQLPNVTLVKLDIANTAEIKSQIEKVLIGHSVDVVVNNAGYGLIGPLEALGDAEMVQQIETNLLGTIRVTKAFVGHFRRQGRGTIINISSMFGWMGYPTCSLYTATKFAIEGFSESLAYELGYLGIGVKTVSPGGIRTDFAGRSLQTATHPSYQALIDKVSEGYSPEQVEKFASPEAIAAVIYEAATDGRKQLRYVAGNDAISFYEAREANGTESHFRSILDNFKI, encoded by the coding sequence ATGAAAAGAACCGTTTTCATTACCGGAACTTCCTCTGGTTTGGGCAAGGCGACTGCCCGGCTCTTCCAATCGGAAGGGTGGCACGTAGTAGCTGCCATGAGACATCCGGCGGCCGAAAAGGAACTAGGCCAGCTTCCCAACGTCACCTTGGTGAAGCTTGACATCGCCAACACCGCAGAGATTAAAAGTCAAATCGAGAAGGTGTTGATAGGCCACTCGGTTGACGTAGTAGTCAACAACGCGGGTTACGGACTTATTGGTCCTCTCGAAGCGCTTGGTGATGCGGAGATGGTGCAACAAATAGAGACTAATCTGCTCGGTACAATTCGCGTCACCAAAGCGTTTGTGGGCCACTTTCGCCGGCAGGGCCGCGGCACCATCATCAATATTTCGTCTATGTTTGGTTGGATGGGATATCCCACCTGTTCGCTATACACTGCAACCAAATTTGCCATAGAGGGATTTTCTGAAAGCCTCGCGTATGAACTCGGGTACCTGGGTATTGGTGTCAAGACAGTGTCGCCGGGTGGTATCCGAACAGATTTTGCCGGGAGGTCATTACAGACCGCAACACATCCATCCTACCAGGCGCTGATCGACAAAGTCAGCGAGGGGTATAGTCCGGAGCAAGTTGAAAAGTTCGCTTCTCCCGAGGCAATCGCAGCGGTTATTTACGAGGCTGCTACCGACGGTAGAAAACAACTTCGGTATGTAGCCGGTAATGATGCTATTTCGTTCTACGAAGCGCGGGAAGCCAACGGAACCGAGTCACATTTCAGGTCGATACTCGATAATTTTAAAATTTAA
- a CDS encoding AraC family transcriptional regulator produces the protein MAAITDPKVPKIVYSRTSRKSMEGEIFIRQHVFDYIISGTSEVVFEGKKYAFAAGEFRFATRNRLSRFVKTPPEGGEYRSVSICIDQDTLWEIKNQFPKQGQGAGARIPNVFRLRKNQHFKNYIDSLIPYLEGGTELSQNLIKIKIKEAVLIFIDANPELIDVLFDFSEPGKIDLQAYMLEHFACNEELQHFAYLTGRSLSTFKRDFQEVFKTTPNRWLIEQRLKQAYHLIKERGVKPTEAAMDSGFKNYSHFSTSFKKAFGKAPAFA, from the coding sequence ATGGCGGCAATCACTGATCCTAAAGTACCGAAGATAGTATATTCGAGAACCTCCCGTAAGAGTATGGAGGGCGAAATTTTCATCCGGCAGCACGTGTTCGACTATATTATCTCGGGTACTTCAGAAGTGGTCTTCGAGGGGAAAAAATACGCTTTTGCAGCCGGCGAATTTCGCTTCGCAACTCGCAACCGTCTTAGTCGGTTCGTAAAGACTCCCCCGGAAGGCGGTGAGTACCGGTCTGTCTCAATTTGTATCGACCAAGACACTTTATGGGAGATAAAAAACCAGTTTCCTAAGCAGGGGCAAGGGGCAGGGGCGCGGATTCCAAATGTCTTCCGTCTTCGAAAAAATCAACATTTTAAAAACTATATCGACAGTTTAATTCCCTATCTGGAAGGAGGGACGGAACTCAGTCAAAACTTAATAAAGATAAAAATAAAGGAAGCCGTCTTGATTTTCATTGACGCAAACCCCGAACTCATAGACGTATTATTTGATTTCAGTGAACCGGGTAAGATCGATTTACAGGCCTACATGTTAGAGCATTTTGCCTGTAACGAAGAGTTGCAACATTTTGCCTATCTGACGGGAAGGAGTTTATCTACGTTCAAACGCGACTTCCAGGAGGTATTCAAAACCACACCCAACCGTTGGCTCATTGAACAACGGCTGAAACAAGCCTATCATCTCATAAAAGAGAGGGGAGTGAAGCCCACCGAGGCTGCTATGGATTCCGGTTTCAAAAATTATTCACATTTCTCGACCTCTTTTAAAAAGGCTTTCGGAAAAGCACCTGCCTTTGCGTAA
- a CDS encoding aldehyde dehydrogenase family protein encodes MQNGRVTNVQPDGSPQFCAVITVIHKAMRTINKIFVNGQFRTPNGTKELILPNPATGEPLTKVILADASDTTLAIEAANKAFESYSVATLETRRMYLRRIHDVMLTKMDELKSIVAEEYGSPQWFTEFALNDALRSWKMAIDLVTPENTSHQLNNGTTVVMDPVGVAALISPWNLSIWFICVKASTALAAGCSIVMKPSELSPLQNHAMAEIFQQANLPAGLVNVVHGDGETVGNTLTASPGIHKISFTGSTQVGKDIAKKATETMKRVTLELGGKSPSIILDDADLEKAIPFVLQVGLQNSGQSCTAGTRILIPASRKDEIYAALKSGIEELKCGPASSKDSMIGPMVSLKQWERVQYYIQKGIDEGATLLTGGTGRPEGLTAGNFVKPTLFTNVKNRMTIAQEEIFGPVLCVITYDDDEEAIQLANDSNYGLHAYIAGTDTARAVQIARRLQAGRVAINGFVDAPDAPFGGYKQSGMGREFGKYGLGSFQEPKAIFLPDN; translated from the coding sequence ATGCAAAATGGACGTGTCACCAATGTTCAGCCCGATGGTTCGCCGCAATTTTGTGCTGTAATAACAGTAATACATAAAGCGATGCGAACTATCAACAAAATTTTTGTGAATGGACAATTCAGGACACCCAACGGCACAAAGGAACTGATATTGCCAAATCCCGCTACCGGCGAACCGCTGACCAAAGTAATCCTGGCCGATGCATCCGACACAACACTCGCAATCGAGGCGGCTAACAAAGCATTTGAATCGTACTCGGTAGCAACCCTTGAAACCAGAAGGATGTATCTGCGTCGGATTCACGATGTCATGCTGACAAAGATGGACGAACTGAAATCAATCGTTGCAGAGGAATACGGATCGCCTCAATGGTTTACCGAATTTGCACTTAACGATGCGTTGCGTTCCTGGAAAATGGCAATCGACCTGGTTACGCCGGAAAACACAAGTCACCAACTCAATAATGGCACAACGGTTGTGATGGATCCGGTTGGCGTCGCGGCGCTTATCAGCCCGTGGAACCTCAGTATCTGGTTTATTTGTGTGAAGGCCTCCACCGCGCTTGCAGCGGGATGTAGCATAGTAATGAAACCTAGCGAATTGAGTCCGTTGCAAAACCATGCCATGGCCGAGATTTTTCAGCAGGCAAACCTGCCAGCTGGACTTGTAAATGTTGTGCACGGCGATGGTGAGACTGTAGGTAACACCCTCACAGCAAGTCCCGGAATTCACAAAATTTCATTTACCGGCTCAACGCAAGTCGGAAAGGACATAGCCAAAAAGGCCACGGAAACAATGAAAAGGGTAACGCTCGAACTCGGAGGTAAGTCACCCTCTATCATTCTGGACGACGCAGATTTGGAAAAGGCAATTCCGTTTGTTTTACAGGTCGGACTTCAGAATAGTGGGCAATCTTGTACCGCTGGAACGCGAATCCTCATTCCGGCTAGCCGAAAAGATGAAATCTACGCGGCGTTAAAATCAGGCATCGAAGAGTTGAAATGCGGACCCGCAAGCTCAAAAGATTCCATGATTGGGCCGATGGTATCCCTAAAACAGTGGGAACGGGTGCAGTACTATATACAGAAGGGAATCGACGAGGGCGCGACCCTGCTGACCGGAGGAACAGGACGCCCAGAGGGTTTAACGGCCGGAAATTTCGTAAAACCGACCCTATTTACCAATGTGAAGAATCGGATGACAATTGCGCAGGAAGAAATTTTCGGACCTGTACTATGCGTAATCACATACGACGATGACGAGGAGGCGATCCAGCTGGCAAACGACTCGAACTACGGCCTGCATGCCTACATAGCTGGCACCGACACGGCACGGGCTGTACAAATCGCCCGCAGACTTCAGGCCGGACGCGTAGCGATAAACGGATTTGTTGATGCACCTGATGCACCGTTTGGTGGATATAAACAATCCGGAATGGGTCGGGAATTTGGCAAGTATGGATTGGGAAGCTTTCAGGAGCCAAAAGCCATTTTTTTGCCTGACAATTAA
- the kdsA gene encoding 3-deoxy-8-phosphooctulonate synthase: MELTNIPNIKHTDSGNFFVLAGPCAIEGEEMAMTIAERLVKITDTLRIPYVFKGSFKKANRSRIDSFSGIGDEKALRILRKVSETFGIPTVTDIHTNEDAPMAAEYVDVLQIPAFLVRQTDLVVAAAKTGKTVNLKKGQFMSPESMKHAVQKVLDCQNENVMVTDRGTMFGYQDMIVDFRGIPTMQHYATTVLDVTHSLQQPNQVAGVTGGRPDMIETIAKAGIAVGVDGIFIETHFDPAHAKSDGANMLHLDYFEGLMQRLVAIRQTIQSF, translated from the coding sequence ATGGAACTGACGAACATACCCAACATCAAACATACCGACAGCGGCAACTTCTTTGTATTGGCCGGCCCTTGTGCCATCGAAGGCGAAGAAATGGCAATGACCATAGCCGAACGTTTGGTAAAAATCACAGACACCCTTCGTATTCCTTATGTATTTAAGGGATCGTTCAAGAAGGCCAACCGTTCCCGTATTGACAGTTTCAGCGGTATTGGAGACGAAAAAGCACTCCGCATCCTGCGGAAGGTGAGTGAGACGTTTGGTATCCCTACCGTCACCGATATCCACACCAACGAAGACGCGCCGATGGCGGCCGAGTATGTGGATGTGTTGCAAATTCCGGCCTTTCTGGTGCGGCAGACCGACCTGGTAGTCGCTGCGGCCAAGACAGGTAAGACCGTCAACCTGAAAAAAGGCCAGTTCATGAGTCCGGAAAGCATGAAACACGCCGTTCAAAAAGTACTGGATTGCCAAAACGAGAATGTCATGGTCACCGACCGGGGCACGATGTTTGGCTACCAGGACATGATCGTCGACTTCCGGGGTATCCCGACCATGCAACACTATGCCACTACGGTATTGGACGTGACCCATTCCCTGCAACAACCCAACCAGGTAGCCGGCGTAACGGGCGGGCGTCCGGATATGATCGAAACCATCGCGAAAGCCGGTATCGCCGTAGGAGTGGACGGTATCTTTATCGAAACCCACTTCGATCCGGCACATGCCAAAAGCGATGGCGCCAACATGCTGCATCTCGACTATTTCGAAGGCCTGATGCAACGCCTGGTAGCCATCCGACAAACCATTCAGTCTTTTTAA
- a CDS encoding dipeptidyl peptidase 3 has product MKISKVAGWCLATVLMFSCKGEDEKSGAAADSGDFNYVADQFADIQVLRYQIPGWENLSLKEQEYVYYLTQAGLAGRDIHWDQNYRYNLAIRRALENIYVNYKGDKEADNWKKFEIYLKRVWFANGIHHHYSSDKIKPDFTKEYLTQLLNETKTSLKPEIVEILFNDADNKKVNLDESKGLLAGSAVNFYDKGITEKEVEAFYKKMVPADPARPVSFGLNSKLVRNASGQLEEKVWKSGGMYGPAIDKIVYWLEKAKGVAENQKQADALALLIAYYKTGDLKKWDEYNIAWLNATDGNIDYIQGFVEVYNDPLGYRGSYESVVQIKDFDMSAKMEKVSQNAQWFEDHSPLMPEHKKKNVVGISYKTVIVAGESGDSSPSTPIGVNLPNADWIRAEHGSKSVSLGNIIDSYEHAAGKGRLTEFANDKEEIRLEEKYGAIADKLHTALHEVVGHASGQINKGVGTPKETLKSYASTMEEGRADLVGLFYLYDPKIQELGLTDNWKETGMAAYDHYIRNGLMTQLIRLKVGDNIEEAHMRNRQWVSAWVFEKGKKDNVIEKITRNGKTYFNITNYEKLHELFGQLLRETQRIKSEGDFKAAKALVEGYGVKVDQALHKEVLERNKQFTTPPYSGFVNPMLVPETDANGKITKINVVQPKSFAEQMLYYSKTYGVLPDEN; this is encoded by the coding sequence ATGAAAATATCGAAAGTGGCAGGATGGTGCCTGGCGACCGTCCTCATGTTCTCCTGCAAAGGGGAAGACGAAAAGTCCGGCGCAGCAGCCGATTCCGGCGACTTCAACTACGTAGCCGACCAGTTTGCCGACATCCAGGTGCTCCGCTACCAGATCCCGGGGTGGGAAAACCTCTCGCTCAAAGAACAGGAGTATGTGTATTACCTGACGCAGGCCGGACTCGCAGGCCGCGACATCCATTGGGACCAGAACTACCGCTACAACCTCGCCATCCGACGCGCCCTTGAGAACATCTACGTGAACTACAAAGGCGATAAAGAGGCCGACAACTGGAAGAAGTTCGAAATCTACCTCAAGCGCGTGTGGTTCGCCAACGGCATCCACCACCACTATTCAAGCGATAAGATCAAACCCGACTTCACCAAAGAATACCTGACGCAGTTGCTGAACGAGACCAAGACGTCCCTCAAACCAGAGATCGTCGAAATCCTCTTCAACGACGCCGACAACAAAAAAGTCAACCTCGACGAAAGCAAAGGGCTTCTCGCCGGTTCTGCCGTCAACTTCTACGACAAAGGCATTACCGAGAAAGAAGTCGAGGCGTTTTACAAGAAAATGGTACCGGCTGATCCGGCACGTCCGGTGTCGTTCGGACTCAACTCGAAACTGGTGCGTAACGCTTCAGGCCAACTCGAAGAGAAGGTCTGGAAAAGCGGCGGTATGTACGGTCCCGCCATCGACAAAATCGTCTATTGGCTCGAAAAAGCAAAAGGCGTAGCCGAAAACCAAAAACAGGCCGATGCCCTCGCCCTGCTGATTGCCTACTACAAAACCGGCGACCTCAAAAAATGGGACGAGTATAACATTGCCTGGCTCAACGCCACCGACGGCAATATCGACTACATCCAGGGGTTCGTAGAAGTCTACAACGACCCGCTGGGCTACCGCGGTTCCTACGAAAGCGTCGTACAAATCAAAGACTTCGACATGTCGGCCAAAATGGAAAAGGTGTCGCAGAATGCCCAATGGTTCGAAGACCATTCACCGTTGATGCCCGAGCACAAGAAGAAGAACGTCGTCGGTATTTCCTATAAAACCGTTATCGTAGCGGGTGAATCCGGTGATTCGTCACCAAGCACGCCAATTGGTGTGAACCTCCCGAACGCCGACTGGATCCGCGCCGAGCATGGTTCGAAATCCGTGTCACTGGGCAACATTATCGACTCGTATGAGCACGCCGCCGGGAAAGGACGCCTGACGGAATTCGCAAACGACAAAGAGGAAATCCGCCTCGAAGAGAAATACGGTGCCATTGCCGATAAACTCCACACCGCCCTCCACGAAGTAGTGGGCCATGCCTCAGGGCAGATCAACAAAGGAGTGGGCACGCCGAAAGAAACCCTCAAAAGCTACGCGTCGACTATGGAAGAAGGCCGCGCCGACCTCGTAGGCTTGTTTTATCTGTACGATCCGAAAATCCAGGAACTTGGCCTCACCGACAACTGGAAAGAAACCGGTATGGCCGCCTACGACCATTACATCCGCAACGGTCTCATGACGCAGCTTATCCGTTTGAAAGTAGGCGACAACATCGAGGAAGCACACATGCGCAACCGCCAGTGGGTGAGTGCCTGGGTGTTCGAGAAAGGCAAGAAAGACAATGTGATCGAGAAGATTACCCGCAACGGAAAAACCTATTTCAACATCACCAACTACGAAAAACTGCACGAACTCTTCGGACAATTGCTGCGCGAAACCCAACGCATCAAATCAGAAGGCGATTTCAAAGCGGCCAAAGCGTTGGTAGAAGGCTACGGCGTAAAAGTCGACCAGGCCTTGCACAAAGAAGTACTCGAGCGCAACAAACAGTTCACCACGCCGCCCTACAGCGGTTTCGTGAACCCCATGCTCGTGCCGGAAACCGATGCCAACGGCAAGATCACCAAAATCAACGTAGTACAGCCAAAATCATTTGCCGAGCAGATGTTGTATTATTCGAAAACCTATGGCGTGTTGCCTGACGAGAATTAA
- a CDS encoding transcriptional regulator: MGNLIQHINKAFDHRIRLGIMSILMVNDAADFSTLKELLGVTDGNLASHAKALEAEGYIEVRKQFIGRKPNTTYTATPSGRQAFEAHIAALERLIRNT, encoded by the coding sequence GTGGGCAACCTCATCCAACATATCAATAAGGCCTTTGACCATCGGATCCGTTTGGGTATCATGTCGATCCTGATGGTGAACGATGCCGCCGATTTCAGTACCCTCAAGGAGTTGCTGGGCGTGACCGACGGCAACCTCGCCAGCCATGCCAAGGCGTTGGAGGCAGAAGGCTATATCGAAGTGCGTAAGCAGTTCATCGGTCGCAAGCCCAATACCACGTATACTGCTACCCCTTCCGGAAGACAAGCGTTTGAAGCCCATATTGCTGCATTGGAGCGCCTGATCCGTAACACCTGA
- a CDS encoding NmrA family NAD(P)-binding protein has product MIVITGATGKIGSQVASQLAAMGHKVRIMGRDAGSLARLTTVNIESVEGNMNDITFLTNAFKGATAALLMLPPSREAADFGAFQDEVGLAQVGAVKNAGIKHIVFLSSQGAHDIEHTGTVKGLGRQEARLNALPPEVNVISLRPEAFMENSIDSLRLFQTIASPLRPDVRTGQIATRDIANFAAQRLSKLDFTGKTHQDLLGDREYSQSEIARIAGRAIGRPLEYLQLSYADYQQKLIEAGMSENRAAMITERYKAINDGRFNSGVRDAVSTTPTSFEEFAREVLQPMFAVK; this is encoded by the coding sequence ATGATAGTCATTACAGGAGCTACTGGAAAGATCGGGTCGCAGGTTGCCAGCCAATTAGCGGCCATGGGACACAAAGTGAGGATTATGGGTCGTGACGCCGGAAGCCTTGCCAGATTGACAACCGTCAATATTGAATCCGTTGAGGGTAATATGAACGACATTACATTTCTAACCAATGCCTTTAAGGGTGCTACTGCGGCATTACTGATGTTACCACCGTCCAGGGAGGCGGCCGATTTTGGCGCTTTTCAGGACGAAGTTGGCCTTGCGCAGGTCGGGGCAGTTAAAAATGCAGGGATAAAACATATCGTGTTTCTTTCTTCGCAGGGAGCACATGACATCGAGCATACAGGAACCGTCAAAGGACTGGGGAGACAGGAAGCTCGTCTGAACGCGCTGCCTCCAGAGGTGAATGTAATAAGCCTCCGTCCGGAAGCCTTTATGGAAAACAGTATTGATTCCCTGCGTTTGTTTCAAACTATCGCAAGTCCGCTTCGTCCCGACGTGCGCACCGGCCAAATTGCGACTCGGGACATCGCTAACTTTGCGGCACAGCGCCTTTCCAAACTTGATTTCACGGGTAAAACACATCAGGACTTACTCGGAGACCGAGAGTATTCACAGAGCGAAATCGCCCGCATAGCTGGCCGGGCAATAGGTCGCCCACTTGAATACCTGCAGTTGAGTTACGCCGACTACCAACAAAAACTCATTGAGGCGGGTATGTCTGAGAACCGGGCAGCCATGATAACCGAGCGTTACAAGGCCATCAACGACGGGCGCTTCAATTCAGGGGTGCGTGATGCCGTGTCGACCACGCCAACGTCGTTTGAAGAATTCGCCCGCGAGGTACTGCAGCCGATGTTTGCCGTAAAATAA
- a CDS encoding AraC family transcriptional regulator, whose product MSKGQVIPVRVNTISAMHKILGFPRPLHPLVSLVNYADITTPYEEWPKAILPNFYKISFKQNLSGRIKYGQDHYDFDEGGLSFIRPNQLIACSDNEQDVSGYTLLFHADFLRGYPLDHKIKTFGFFHYSVNEALHLSDREKKVIFTLFENIQEELANAIDDFSQDLIISYLEVLLNYSNRFYKRQFITRKHHSNDLLAKMEVVLTDYFASDLTQTYGVPSVEYVAQHLHVSPRYLSDMLRSVTGQNAQQHIHAHLIEKAKEYLASCKLSVSEVAYRLGFEQPQSFNKLFKNKTNQTPVQFKQGFQRD is encoded by the coding sequence ATGAGTAAGGGGCAGGTCATTCCCGTAAGAGTAAACACTATTTCGGCGATGCACAAGATACTCGGGTTTCCGAGACCGCTGCATCCGCTGGTTAGTTTAGTCAATTATGCCGACATCACTACCCCCTATGAAGAATGGCCAAAGGCAATTCTGCCAAATTTCTACAAAATTTCCTTCAAGCAGAATCTGTCAGGCAGGATTAAGTACGGACAAGATCATTACGATTTTGATGAAGGGGGACTTTCTTTCATAAGGCCAAACCAGTTGATTGCTTGTAGCGATAATGAACAGGACGTATCGGGTTACACGCTGCTTTTTCATGCGGATTTTCTTCGCGGTTACCCGCTTGATCATAAGATAAAGACCTTCGGCTTCTTTCATTATTCCGTAAACGAGGCACTGCACCTCTCAGACCGGGAGAAAAAAGTGATTTTTACACTATTTGAGAATATCCAGGAAGAACTAGCCAACGCGATAGATGATTTCAGCCAGGACCTGATTATTTCCTATCTGGAAGTTTTGCTTAACTACAGTAACAGATTCTACAAAAGGCAGTTCATTACCCGCAAACACCACAGTAACGACCTGTTGGCTAAAATGGAGGTGGTCTTAACCGATTATTTTGCGAGCGACCTTACCCAAACCTACGGCGTTCCCAGTGTCGAATACGTTGCGCAGCACCTTCATGTATCACCGCGCTATCTGAGCGACATGCTCCGCTCTGTTACGGGCCAAAACGCCCAGCAACACATCCACGCTCACCTGATTGAAAAGGCCAAAGAATACCTGGCCTCCTGTAAACTGTCTGTGTCGGAGGTGGCCTATAGGTTGGGATTTGAACAGCCGCAATCGTTTAATAAGTTATTCAAGAACAAAACAAACCAGACCCCCGTACAGTTTAAACAGGGGTTTCAGCGAGACTAA